Proteins encoded together in one Palaemon carinicauda isolate YSFRI2023 chromosome 45, ASM3689809v2, whole genome shotgun sequence window:
- the Stlk gene encoding STE20-related kinase adapter protein alpha isoform X2 translates to MGSTFPNRTLLSGHFRTVCLKKRLWNERWVLCRTKSRIKSESFALELRSPSMVSFEASAETYDVWSHVGSVCGGMGAVWVARHNPTNSHVAIKIYDLDKCGNEFELIQHEIRTVKQLQHRNIINYLTSFTTSQQLWIVMPLLGFTSASRLVASHFCEGLPEPALALIVKEVLHGLQYLHSRSIIHRAIRGSHILIESNGRVVLSGLRHSISSGDNNKWKKNIHAYPPQACYNLNWASPELLEQDLYGYTEKSDIYSLGIVVCELGNGEVPYRGIPPTLMLLEKLEDRVPYLYDASTCPQTGENGQGMATDSGVGGSVGDNLTNLAAAQRLFTPSAHDIVSKTLARHPEHRPSAEDLLHHQFIRQIRRFHGSLPQFLHPVVPITQQTEIEDAVPDLLQESLEKIDLNDDDIDWDF, encoded by the exons AGTCGTATCAAATCTGAGAGCTTTGCTTTGGAACTACGTTCACCCAGCATGGTGTCCTTTGAGGCATCTGCGGAAACATACGATGTCTGGAGTCACGTTGGATCAGTGTGCGGAGGCATGGGAGCGGTATGGGTTGCGAGGCATAATCCAACCAATAGTCATGTGGCTATTAAGATCTATGACTTAGATAAATGTGGAAATGAGTTTGAATTAATTCAG CACGAAATCAGAACTGTAAAACAGCTGCAGCACAGAAATATAATCAATTACTTGACGTCCTTCACCACCTCGCAACAGCTATGGATTGTAATGCCCCTCTTAGGATTTACTTCAGCGTCACGTCTTGTTGCTTCACATTTTTGTGAGGGATTACCAGAACCTGCTCTAGCTCTTATTGTTAAAGAAGTTTTACATGGTCTACAGTACCTCCATTCAAGAAGTATAATTCACAG GGCAATACGAGGAAGTCACATACTGATAGAAAGTAATGGGCGTGTAGTTTTAAGTGGATTGCGGCACAGTATAAGCAGTGgagataataataaatggaaaaaaaatattcatgcttATCCCCCTCAAGCATGCTACAATCTCAACTGGGCTAGTCCTGAATTACTAGAGCAG GATCTTTATGGATACACAGAGAAGAGTGATATATATAGTTTAGGTATTGTAGTATGCGAATTAGGTAATGGAGAAGTTCCCTACAGAGGCATACCACCAACATTAATGCTCTTGGAAAAGTTAGAAGACCGTGTTCCGTACCTATATGATGCTTCTACATGTCCACAAACAGGAGAAAATGGTCAAG GTATGGCAACAGATTCAGGTGTTGGTGGAAGTGTTGGCGATAACCTTACAAATTTGGCTGCTGCTCAACGTTTGTTTACACCTTCTGCTCACGATATAGTTTCGAAAACATTAGCCCGACATCCAGAGCACCGTCCCTCGGCAGAAGATCTACTCCATCACCAGTTCATTAGACAAATTCGAAGATTTCATGGCTCGCTCCCACAATTTCTCCATCCAGTTGTACCCATTACTCAGCAGACAGAAATAG aagacgcTGTGCCTGACTTGTTACAAGAAAGCTTAGAAAAAATTGACCtgaatgatgatgatatagattgGGACTTCTGA
- the Stlk gene encoding STE20-related kinase adapter protein alpha isoform X1, which translates to MSCIECPCACSRIASLAVSPDVRIDVRVGHTDTAYKPLSRIKSESFALELRSPSMVSFEASAETYDVWSHVGSVCGGMGAVWVARHNPTNSHVAIKIYDLDKCGNEFELIQHEIRTVKQLQHRNIINYLTSFTTSQQLWIVMPLLGFTSASRLVASHFCEGLPEPALALIVKEVLHGLQYLHSRSIIHRAIRGSHILIESNGRVVLSGLRHSISSGDNNKWKKNIHAYPPQACYNLNWASPELLEQDLYGYTEKSDIYSLGIVVCELGNGEVPYRGIPPTLMLLEKLEDRVPYLYDASTCPQTGENGQGMATDSGVGGSVGDNLTNLAAAQRLFTPSAHDIVSKTLARHPEHRPSAEDLLHHQFIRQIRRFHGSLPQFLHPVVPITQQTEIEDAVPDLLQESLEKIDLNDDDIDWDF; encoded by the exons AGTCGTATCAAATCTGAGAGCTTTGCTTTGGAACTACGTTCACCCAGCATGGTGTCCTTTGAGGCATCTGCGGAAACATACGATGTCTGGAGTCACGTTGGATCAGTGTGCGGAGGCATGGGAGCGGTATGGGTTGCGAGGCATAATCCAACCAATAGTCATGTGGCTATTAAGATCTATGACTTAGATAAATGTGGAAATGAGTTTGAATTAATTCAG CACGAAATCAGAACTGTAAAACAGCTGCAGCACAGAAATATAATCAATTACTTGACGTCCTTCACCACCTCGCAACAGCTATGGATTGTAATGCCCCTCTTAGGATTTACTTCAGCGTCACGTCTTGTTGCTTCACATTTTTGTGAGGGATTACCAGAACCTGCTCTAGCTCTTATTGTTAAAGAAGTTTTACATGGTCTACAGTACCTCCATTCAAGAAGTATAATTCACAG GGCAATACGAGGAAGTCACATACTGATAGAAAGTAATGGGCGTGTAGTTTTAAGTGGATTGCGGCACAGTATAAGCAGTGgagataataataaatggaaaaaaaatattcatgcttATCCCCCTCAAGCATGCTACAATCTCAACTGGGCTAGTCCTGAATTACTAGAGCAG GATCTTTATGGATACACAGAGAAGAGTGATATATATAGTTTAGGTATTGTAGTATGCGAATTAGGTAATGGAGAAGTTCCCTACAGAGGCATACCACCAACATTAATGCTCTTGGAAAAGTTAGAAGACCGTGTTCCGTACCTATATGATGCTTCTACATGTCCACAAACAGGAGAAAATGGTCAAG GTATGGCAACAGATTCAGGTGTTGGTGGAAGTGTTGGCGATAACCTTACAAATTTGGCTGCTGCTCAACGTTTGTTTACACCTTCTGCTCACGATATAGTTTCGAAAACATTAGCCCGACATCCAGAGCACCGTCCCTCGGCAGAAGATCTACTCCATCACCAGTTCATTAGACAAATTCGAAGATTTCATGGCTCGCTCCCACAATTTCTCCATCCAGTTGTACCCATTACTCAGCAGACAGAAATAG aagacgcTGTGCCTGACTTGTTACAAGAAAGCTTAGAAAAAATTGACCtgaatgatgatgatatagattgGGACTTCTGA
- the Stlk gene encoding STE20-related kinase adapter protein alpha isoform X3, whose product MVSFEASAETYDVWSHVGSVCGGMGAVWVARHNPTNSHVAIKIYDLDKCGNEFELIQHEIRTVKQLQHRNIINYLTSFTTSQQLWIVMPLLGFTSASRLVASHFCEGLPEPALALIVKEVLHGLQYLHSRSIIHRAIRGSHILIESNGRVVLSGLRHSISSGDNNKWKKNIHAYPPQACYNLNWASPELLEQDLYGYTEKSDIYSLGIVVCELGNGEVPYRGIPPTLMLLEKLEDRVPYLYDASTCPQTGENGQGMATDSGVGGSVGDNLTNLAAAQRLFTPSAHDIVSKTLARHPEHRPSAEDLLHHQFIRQIRRFHGSLPQFLHPVVPITQQTEIEDAVPDLLQESLEKIDLNDDDIDWDF is encoded by the exons ATGGTGTCCTTTGAGGCATCTGCGGAAACATACGATGTCTGGAGTCACGTTGGATCAGTGTGCGGAGGCATGGGAGCGGTATGGGTTGCGAGGCATAATCCAACCAATAGTCATGTGGCTATTAAGATCTATGACTTAGATAAATGTGGAAATGAGTTTGAATTAATTCAG CACGAAATCAGAACTGTAAAACAGCTGCAGCACAGAAATATAATCAATTACTTGACGTCCTTCACCACCTCGCAACAGCTATGGATTGTAATGCCCCTCTTAGGATTTACTTCAGCGTCACGTCTTGTTGCTTCACATTTTTGTGAGGGATTACCAGAACCTGCTCTAGCTCTTATTGTTAAAGAAGTTTTACATGGTCTACAGTACCTCCATTCAAGAAGTATAATTCACAG GGCAATACGAGGAAGTCACATACTGATAGAAAGTAATGGGCGTGTAGTTTTAAGTGGATTGCGGCACAGTATAAGCAGTGgagataataataaatggaaaaaaaatattcatgcttATCCCCCTCAAGCATGCTACAATCTCAACTGGGCTAGTCCTGAATTACTAGAGCAG GATCTTTATGGATACACAGAGAAGAGTGATATATATAGTTTAGGTATTGTAGTATGCGAATTAGGTAATGGAGAAGTTCCCTACAGAGGCATACCACCAACATTAATGCTCTTGGAAAAGTTAGAAGACCGTGTTCCGTACCTATATGATGCTTCTACATGTCCACAAACAGGAGAAAATGGTCAAG GTATGGCAACAGATTCAGGTGTTGGTGGAAGTGTTGGCGATAACCTTACAAATTTGGCTGCTGCTCAACGTTTGTTTACACCTTCTGCTCACGATATAGTTTCGAAAACATTAGCCCGACATCCAGAGCACCGTCCCTCGGCAGAAGATCTACTCCATCACCAGTTCATTAGACAAATTCGAAGATTTCATGGCTCGCTCCCACAATTTCTCCATCCAGTTGTACCCATTACTCAGCAGACAGAAATAG aagacgcTGTGCCTGACTTGTTACAAGAAAGCTTAGAAAAAATTGACCtgaatgatgatgatatagattgGGACTTCTGA